Genomic DNA from Desulfurivibrio alkaliphilus AHT 2:
CCGGGCGTTTTTGCAGCCGGGCCAGCAATGCCCCCAACTCACCCACCAACACCTCTTCATGGATCTTGGTCAACTCCCGAGCCAGCACCACCCGGCGCTCACCCAGGACCGCCAGGACATCGGCCAGGCTTTTAAGCAGGCGGTGGGGGGATTCGTAAAAAACAAGCGGGTGCGGTTCCGTTGCCAGGCTTTGCAGCAGTTTGCGCCTCTCTCCACTGCGCCCCGGCAGAAACCCCAGAAAAAGGTGACTTGCCCCAGTCTGGCCCGCCACACTCAAAAAGGCCGCCAGGGCCGAGGCGCCGGGCAACGGCACCACCGGCAGGCCGGCCTCCCGTACCCGGTTGACCAGGCGCGCGCCGGGGTCGGCAATCCCCGGGGTGCCGGCGTCGGAAACCAAGGCCACCATCTGGCCGCTCAGCAACTTGGCCATGATCTCCTCGCCCCGCCGGGCCTCGTTTTCCCGGTAATAGCTAAGACAGGGGGTTTTAAGGGCGAAGTGATTAAGCAGCTTTCTGGTGCGCCGGGTATCTTCGGCGGCAATCAGGTCAACCTCGCCCAGAACACGCAGGGCCCGCAGGGTGATATCTTCGAGGTTACCGATGGGGGTTGCCACTACATATAGGGTGCCGCCGGTGGTCTCAGGCATCTCTACCGCCGTCACCAGCGGCCGTTAAACGACCGGCATCCGTTGCGGCAAAGGGCAGGCGAAGCTTGAAAGCGCCGCCGGGGCCGTCCAGGCAAAGCAACTCACCGCCACAGCCCCGCACCAACTTGCGCGCCAGGTACAAGCCAAGCCCCTGGTGATTGCTGCGGGTGGTAAAGAAAGGGGCAAAAATTTGGTCGCGCTGCTCCCCAGGGACTCCCGGGCCGCTGTCCCGAACCACCAGCTCCACCATTTCTCCATCAGTCAAGGTAAGGATCACCAGCGATGCCCGCTCACCCTCACGCACCGCCTCCAGGGCATTTTTCAGCAGGATATGCACCACTTCATGCACCACCACCAGGTCACCGACCAGGGCGGGCAGCTCGGGGGCCAGTTCAAGCTTGCGCTCCAGCTTGTGCTTATAAAAAGTGTCGGCGCAAAGAAATTCGTCTTCGCAGCGCACCACGTCATTGAGATTCCAGCCTCGAGGCTGCGGCCCTTCGGCGGGCAAAGCGGGCATGGTCAAGGCCCGGCGCAAAATCTCCGCTCCCTGCCCGATCCTCTCTTTGAACTGGGTCAGGCCCTTTTGCTGTTCCTCCAGCACCACCGCCAACTCACCCAGGGGTCCGGCCGCCTGAGCCGGGGTTTCGGCTGCTTTTACCTGGGCCAGTAAGTCGGCCGCCCTTTCCAGGGCGAGACGGGACACATCACCATAAAATGAGGCCACCTGCATCACCCCGTTAAGGTTGTGAGTAATCCCCCGGAACAAACGCCCCACGGCGGCATCATAAGACCTGGCCAGATAGGCCTTCTCCCAGCAACGAAGCAACTCGTCGGCGGTTGAATTCTCAACTTGCGCAACCATAAAAAGAGGACCTCCTTGCCAATGGTTTCGACGGCCCATCATTTTCCTCAATGGCCGCCCATGGGGGGTGTCAACGGGGATTGTCCAGGGGCCACCAGCCGTCCTTTTCAAAGGGCTGCCAGCGCGGGGCCCGGACAAAGGGACAGGCCGCACCGGCAAACCGGCACGTCCGTACTGCCAGCATAGCGGGAAAGCGTAAACTTGACAAGGTAAGCTAATAACCCTGGTGAACGGTTACTTGACAAGAAGCCGCAGTGATTGGCTGAAAATAGATTGCCCCCGGCAGCGATTTTCGGTAAAAGGGCATGGTCCTTAATCCATCCACCAAGGCAGGAAAAGCACGTGTCGACCCCCCCGAACACCACCCCCGAGAGCCACCTGCACCAGGACGTGCACCTGGTCAGCCTGGCCGGCCGGCAGATTTTTCTGATCGGCACCGCCCATGTCTCTCAAGAATCCGCCGACCTGGTTCACCAGGTCATAGACGAGTTGCGCCCTGATGCGGTCTGCCTGGAACTGGACGAAAAGCGCTATCAATCTTTGGCCCACCGCAAAAAATGGGAACTGCTGGACCTCAAGGAAATTATGCGGCGCCGCCAGTTGGCCACCCTGTTGATCAACCTGCTGCTGGCCTCTTACCAGAAGAAGCTGGGCGACAAGCTGGGGGTGCAGCCGGGCAGCGAGTTGCTAAACGCCGCCCGCCAGGCGGAAGAGCTTAATATCCCCGTAGCGCTTTGCGACCGGGACGTCCGGATCACCATGCGCCGGGCCTGGCGGGCCACTCCCTGGTATCGCAAGATGATGCTGCTGGCCACCCTGCTGGCCGGCATGTTCGACCGCAGCGAAATCAGCGAGGCCGATCTGCGGGAGTTGCGCAACACCGACCTGCTCTCCGAGCTGATGGCCCAGCTGGGCCGGGAGCTGCCGGAGCTCAAAGAGGTGCTCATCGACGAGCGCGACACCTATCTGGCGGAAAAAATCAAGGCCACCAGCGGAGACAAGCTGGTGGCGGTGGTCGGGGCCGGCCATGTGGCCGGCTTGAAAAAAGCCCTCGCCCAGGACCGGCAGGAGCAAATGGCGACCATCAGCCGGATTCCGCCGGCCGCCAAAACCTGGAAAGCCCTGGCCTGGGCGGTACCGGCAATAATCTTGAGTGCACTGGCCTATATTGCCATCAGCAAGGGTATGGCCGTGGCCGGCCAGAATCTGATTTACTGGATTTTAGCCAACGGCATTCCCGCCGCCATCGGCGCGGCTTTGGCTCTGGCCCATCCCCTGACCATTGCCGGGGCCTTTGTCGCCGCGCCGGTAACCAGCCTGACCCCGGTGATCGGGGCCGGTTACGTCACCGCCTTTCTCCAGGCCAATTTTCGCCCCCCCCTGGTGGTGGAATTTGAGCGCGTCCTGGATGACATGAACAGCCTGGGGGGCTGGTGGCGCAATCGCCTGCTGCGTATTTTTCTGGCCTTCATCCTGCCGGCCATCGGCAGCATGATCGGCACATGGGTCGGCGGCTACGAGATCCTTTCCAACGTTTTTTAGTAAACGTTCAGCCGCACCGCATCTTCGGGCGATCAGCCAGGCTTACGTACAGGGGTACGCGGCGCCTGGCTGCTTGCCCGAACCTGCGGCACGGCTGAACGTTTACGGCTCGTTAAACCGCCAGGTTAGTACCCTTGGTGAAAGCTTATTTTTTTAACCAACGACTACGGGAACCAGTCAGATGCCAGAACATGAAAATCTTTACCTGCGCGGCTCCCTGGCCCGCGAACTGCGGGCCCAGGGCCATCACCTCAACCCCACGGTGATGGTTGGCCGGGAAGGTCTTACGGCGGCGGTGCTGGCCGCCCTGGAGGCGGTGTTGACCGCGCACGAACTGGTGAAAATCAAAATTCAGGAAGGCTGCCCGGAGGACAAAACCACCGTGGCCCAACAGCTGGCCGCCGACAGCAACAGCCGGATCGTCCAGATTATCGGCGGCACCATTCTGCTTTACCGCCGGCTACCGCCGGCCAAGCGTCACTCGGACGGCCCCCGCTGCGACCCCGGCCAGGGCGAATGCCCCAAAGGCAGCCGCCGGGGCCACCGGCGCGGGGGCAAAACGGCTGGCCCCGCCGGCAGCGGCAGCCCCAAGAGCGGGACAATCCGCTCGCTGTCCCGGCGGCGCAAAGCTTCCGGGCGAGGTAAAACCCGCTGAACCAACCGAGCTGAACAGGTCCCATGCCTAAAGATCAACTGTTCAACCACGGCAAGGTCGCCAGCGACTTCCGGTTCACCGCCGAGGTGGCCGAGGTCTTCGACGACATGCTGCGCCGTTCGATCCCCAATTACGAGCAGGTCATTGAAATGAACGCCCTGCTGCTGGAGTGTTTTTTGCGGCCCGGCGACCGGCTATACGACCTGGGCTGCTCCACCGGCAACACCTTGCTGCACCTGGCCCGGCGCCTGCAGATCCCGGAGCTGCGCCTGATCGGGGTGGACAACTCAGCGGCAATGCTGGACAAGGCCCGGCGCAAGGCGGCCGGTTACGCCCCCGGCGAGGCCATCGAGTTTGTCGAGGGCGACATCGGCGACTTTAACGGCCAAAACGCCGGGGCGATCATTCTCAACTACACCATGCAATTCATCCGCCCCTTGCAGCGGCCGGACTTTGCCGCCACCCTGTACCGGGCCCTGCGCCCGGGCGGCATCCTGATTATGAGTGAGAAGATCATCTCCCACGACCCGGAACTAAACCGCCATTTCATCGATTTTTATTTCGACTTCAAGCGTTCCCGGGGCTACTCGGAAATCGAGATCAGCAAAAAAAGGGAGGCCCTGGAAAACGTGCTCATTCCCTTCTCTCTGGCAGAAAACCGCCAGTTGCTGGAACAGGCCGGCTTTAAGCGGGTGGAGAGCGTTTTTCAATGGTTCAACTTCGCTTCCCTGGTGGCGGTTAAGTAGCAAGCGCTCGTAAGCGTTCAGCCACGCAGTATCGACAAGTTTACAGGTTGCAAATGGATATAAAAGCGGCGGATTATCTGGATCTGATGCCCAAGGCGGATGACGGGGCGGTGCGACGGTGGCGGGCCGACCACGAAAAACGCCTGGCCCGCCCCAAAAAAGGATTTCTGCGCTTCCAGGAGCCCTGGCGGCAAATTTGCACCCTGCCGCCGGCGGAGAGTTGCGATTTCAGCGGCGATGCGGTGCGCATCGGCCGATGCGGGGAACTTAACCACACGCAATACGACTTGCTGCACGAGTCATTACGGCGCTTCATGCCCTGGCGCAAGGGGCCTTTTTCCCTCTTCGGACTGGAGATTGACGCCGAGTGGCAAAGCTTTCGCAAATGGGACCGGTTACTGCCCGGCCTGCCGGAGCTGGAAAACCGGATGGTGGCCGATATCGGCTGCAACAACGGCTATTACATGTTCCGCCTGCTGCCCCGCCGACCAGCCGCGGTGGTCGGCTTTGAGCCCGTGCTGCAGCATTATTACTGCTTCAAAAGCCTGCAGCACCTGGCCGGCCAGGCTGCCAAACCACTGTTTATCGAGCCCATGGGGGTGGAACAGATCGGGCTGTACCCCGCCTCTTTCGACGTGATTTTTCTAATGGGGGTGATCTATCACCGGCGTGACCCGCTGACCATGCTGCAACAACTGCATGCGGCCCTGCGCCCCGGCGGCACGCTGGTCCTGGAGTCCCAGGCCATTCCGGGAACCGACAGCCTGGCCCTGTTCCCCGAGCGCACCTACGCCAAAGCCCCGGGGGTATACTTTGTTCCCACCGCCGCCTGCCTGCACAACTGGCTCAGCCGCGCCGGCTTCAAAACAGTACACCTGCTCAGCCAGGTGCCCACCAGCCCCGAAGAACAGCGCCGCACCGAATGGATGACCTTCGAATCGTACAGCGACTTCCTCGACCCGGAAAATCCGGCCCGAACCATCGAGGGCTACCCCGCCCCCGACCGGGTCATTTTCATCGCCAAAATCTAAAAAAACTACCTTAAATACTGCTTACGGTTTGCATTTTGCCGCCGGCCAGCGACTCGTTGACGTTGATGATATGATCGCCCACCTTTTCCAGGCGATTGAGCAGGTCAAGGTACATCACCCCGATGCGGGGCGAATAGACCCCCTGCTCCAGGCGGCCGTAATGGCGGTTGCGCAGACAATCACGCAGGTTGTTGATCCCCTTTTCCAGCTCGACGGCTTTTTGCATGTTCACCCGCACCGTGGTGTCCCGCAGGTTCTGGGTCATGAAAACCAGGGCCTCGTGCACCGCCCGCAGCATCTCGTGAAGCTCGTCCATCACGTCCTCGGGCACATCCAGGCCGTCTTCCAGGATACGCTCATAGGTTCTGGACATCTCGTAATAGATATCACCCATCCGCTCCAGATCATGGAGCATGTTCTGCATGTGCCGGATCTGGTTTAACGAGGCCAGGGAAAGCGAGGCGTTCTCCTGGATCTGCACCAGATACTCGGCAATCTCCAGCTCCAGCTGATCGGTAATCTGTTCCCGTTTTTCGATCTTTTCCAGAAACCCCTTTTGCTTCTGCCTGTCTTTGAGCAGCAGGCCGGTAAAGGAAAAATGCATCTTGACGATGAGGGCGGCAAACTGCTGAATCTCGCGCTGGGCCTGCTCCAGCGACAGCTCGGCCGACGACATCAGGCCGGTGTGGATATAGCGCAACCGAAATCCTTCCCGCTCGCCTGCCTTTTCCGGCTGAATATACTCCACCAGCCGCACCAGCATGGGCACCAGGGCAAAGAGCAGCAGCACGTTTAAGATGTTGAATGTGGTGTGAAACAGTGCCAACGCCAGGGTGGCATTGGTCCGCGCCGCCGGATCGTCACTGAGCACCGAGACCCCACTGGCGGAAACGCTCTGCATTACCCAGTCGATGCCATGCAGAAAGGGGGTGATCACCAGCAGCATCCAGCAAACCCCGATGACGTTGAAAAAAAAGTGGAAGCGCGCCGCCCGTTTGGCCTGCACATTGCCCACCAGAGCGGCGATATTGGCGGTTACCGTGGTGCCGATATTCTCCCCCAGAATCATCGCCGCGGCGATAGGGAAAGTAATCCAGCCCTGGGCCAGCATGACCAGGGTAATGGCGGTGGCGGCCGAGGAAGACTGGGTCAGCAGGGTCAGCACGGTGCCCACCACAATGAACAGCAGGGTGGAGGCAAAACCAAAATCGGCAAAGCTTTGGAGAAAGGCAAACATCTCCGGATTGGTGTCGATATCCGGCACTGAATTTTTAATAAAATCCAAGCCGATAAAGAGGATACCGAAGCCGATCATCGCCTCGGCCATATTGCGCAGTTTTTCGTTTTTTACAAAGAGAAAGGGGAAAAAGAGCCCGATCATGCTGATGGCCACGGGGGTGATCTGGAACTTGAAGCCGAAAACCGAAACCATCCAGGCAGTGACCGTGGTCCCGATATTGGCCCCCATAATCACCCCGGTGGATTCAACGAAGGTGATCAGGCCGGCATTGACAAAACCCACCACCATGACGGTGGTGGTGGTGGATGACTGGGTGATGGCGGTGGTGCCGAAACCGGTGAAGATACCCATCAACCGGTTGCGGGTCATGCCTTTTAAAATGGCCCGCAAACGGTTGCCGGCCACCTTCTGCAAGCCGTCGCTGAAGACCTTCATCCCGAAGATGAAAACCCCCAGCGAGCCGGCCAACTGGAGAAAATCGAAAAAAGTATACGACATGGACCCTCGCGGGAAACTACGCCCGCCAGGAGCCGCGGCGGGTTTTTGTTGAGCTGTATCGCTTGTTGGAATTTAACCAAACACTAACAGTTGCCCGCTTTTACTATAAGACAAACGTCCAGGTCAACTGAAAACGGACAACAAATTTTATACTTCCGGGAAAGGGAAGTCGGGTTCGTCCAGCAGACGGGCCAGCCGCTGCTTTTTGGGGGTCTTGGCGTCGTGGTAAGCCAGCAGGGTTTCCACCGTCTTAATTACCTGATCGGCATCGGCCGCCCTGGCAATCCGGCGACCGACCAAGGGATTGGGGCCGCCCTTGCCGCCGGCATAAATATCGTACCCTTGCTTGGTGCCCATGATCCCGATATCGGTGGTCTTAACCCCGGAACAGCAGAAAGGACACCCGGAAATGGCGATTTTGATTTTCGGCTTAAACGGCCCGCGATCCTGAAAATGAGCCAGCAACCGGCGGGAAAGTTCCTCGGGCTCCTGAACCCCGGCAGTGCAATCCCGCTTGCCGATACAAACCCTGGGAACAGGAAATTTGCCCGGACCCTTGAACTCTACCCCCAGCGGTGCCAGCTCGGCTTTGGCTTCGGCCAGCTGTTCTTCACTCAAACCCATCAGCCGCAAATTCTGCAAGGTGGAGAGATAAACCTCCAGCCCGTAGCGCTGGGCCAGCTCATAGGCCTTGGCCATCACCGGCAGCGGCAGGCGACCGGCCGGCAGCAGAATGGTAAGTCGGTTTTGTTTACTGGCATCATTGTTCATTGGGGCACCTCATCAGCTTTAAATATGGATAATTTCAAAACTAAACAACCTTAAACCGAAGCTAAGCAAGCTGGCACATCCGCCGCCGGCGTTATATGCCTAAGAGCGAGGGAAAAATCAAGAAAACCATTATTTTTGCTTTCTCTTTCAACGCATTTCCAGTATCTATTTCAAGAGTAGACAAGGTCGTAGAACTTTCTGCGGCACGAACCTCAAAAGAGACAAGACAGGAAAAACAATGGGTAGCCAGACCAGACCATTCAACGATAAAACCGCCGGCGCCATCGATCGCAAGCGGGAGCGGGAACGGCAGCAAATGTTGCAGAACCTCTATCGCCACGCCCCGGAGTTGGCCACCAAGTTGGTGCAGCGCCTGTTGGACAAACACATCATCGAAACCAACTCCGCCGAGGCCATTCGCGAGGTCTTCACCAACCTCTTTCAGCGGCTGCCGGACATGGAGGACTTCGACATCCAGTACAAAACCGCCCCCCTGCGAGGCCTGATCAGCAACCCCAACTTCATCAGCCTTTACGTTACCCAATATATCGCCGAGGATCTGCTGGAGCACGACAAAATCCAGGATGTCTACGGCGAGGACCGGGATATCTACCAGGCGGTTGACTCGGTTCTGGGCGCCCTGCGCCCCCCCTCATAAACCGCAAACAACCAGCAGCGCCACACCTTCGGGCAAGCAGCCAGGCTTGCGTACTGGTGTACACGGCGCCCGACTGCTGTAACCGTTCAGCATATCAGCATTTTGTTCACTCCAGCCTTAAATAGGTGTAACCTTTCAGGTTGCGGTTGTATTCGTTGAGCAACCGCATGGCCTCGTTGGGGCGCAGCCGGTCTTCGCGGATGGCCCGGTCGAACTGGCGCTTGAGCTTGCGCCCCAGGTCCTCTTCACTGTACTGCACCAGGGCCAGCACCTTTTCCATGGTGGTGCCGGGAATGGTTTCCTCGATATAGTAGCCGTTTTCCTCGTCCTCATCCAGGTAAACATGCGCCTCGTTGACCCGGCCGAAAAGGTTGTGCAGATCCCCCATGATATCCTGGTAGGCCCCGGTGAGGAAAATTCCCAGGTAATAGGGCTTGCCGTTGAGTTCGTGGAGCGGCAGGGTGGCCACGCCGTCTTCATAGAGGTTGATGAAGCGGGAAACCACCCCATCGGAGTCGCAGGTGATATCGGCCAGCGTCCCGCGCCGCTGGGGCTCTTCATCAAGGCGGTGGAGGGGCATGATCGGGAACAACTGGCCAAACCCCCAGTGGTCCAGCAATGACTGGAACACGCTGAAGTTGCACAGGTACTGATCGCTGTATTTGCTCTCCAACTCGACGATCTCATCGGGCACGAACTCCGCGCCGCGGAAAAATTTCAGTACCTCCACCCCCACCAGCCAGAAGATCCGCTCCACTTCGGCCTTAACCTCCAAATCCAGCATCCCCAGTTCGAAGCGGGTCTGGGCCTCGCTCTTGTAATGCTGGGCATCGTGGTAAGCCTCCAGCGGATTGTTTTCACTGATATTCTGGTAGGCGTACCAGGCGTCGTCAATCAGTTTATGCTCGATGGTGGGAGCCACCGCCTCCTCTTCCACCTGGGCCTTCTTGATATTGCCGAAGGTTTCCACCACCAGCAGGGAATGATGGGCCACCAGGGCCCGCCCCGATTCGCTGATCACCACCGGATGGGCTACCTCCTCGGCGTCGCAGACATCCATGATGTTGTAGATCACATCCCGGGCGTACTCGTTGAGGGAATAGTTGATGGAAGAGTGAAAGGTGGTGCGGCTGCCGTCGTAATCCACCCCCAGGCCGCCACCCACATCGAGGTACTCCAGCCCCGGGTGAGCCAGCTTGCTGAGCTTGGCATAAAACATCGCCCCTTCCCTCACCGCCTTTTTGATGGTCAGGATATCGGGCACCTGGGAGCCGATATGGAAGTGGACCAGCTTGAGGCAATGGGCCATATTGGCCTCCTGGAGCAGTCGCGAGGCCCGCATGATGTCGATGGTGGAGAGCCCGAACTTGGCGTTCTCGCCGCCGCTCTCGGCCCACTTCCCCTTGCCGCCGCTCATCAGCCGCACCCGGAAACCGATCAGCGGCTCCACCTTCATCTTGTTGACCATGGCGATGATCTGGCGGATCTCTTCCACCTTTTCCACCACCAGGATCACCTTCTTGCCCAGTTTGCGGCCGATCAGGGCCACCCGGACATAATCCTCATCCTTGTAGCCGTTGCAGACGATCAAACTGTCGGGGTCTTCATGCAGGGCCAGGGCGGCGTGCAGCTCGGGCTTGGAGCCCACCTCCAGGCCATGGTGATAATCGTGGCCGGCATCCAGGATCTCTTCCACCACCTCCCGCAGCTGGTTGACCTTGACCGGATAAACCCCCCGGTACTGGTTACGGTACTCGGCTTCGGCGATGGCCTCGGAAAAGGCCCGGTTGATACGGGCCACCCGGTTGCGCAGCAGGTCGTGGAAGCGGATCAGCATGGGGAAGTGCAGCCCCTGCTCGCGGGCCTCCTTGGCCACCTCGAGTATAGGAATACTGATTCCCTCTTCCTTCAGCGGGGCAACAGTCACCACCCCCTGTTCGTTGATATCAAAATAGCGCAAACCCCAGCGATTAACCCCGTACAGCTCCCGGGCCTGGGCAATATCCCACTGCTCTTCCGACGGTTTCTCGGTGCTCATCTCCTACACTCCCGGAAAAATTGCAAAACCATCACCATAACGTATTGTCCCGAAAATTCAATATTTCAATAATCACCTCTTCTTTTTTTACCGAAAATCGTCTAAAGTGGCGGCCCGGAGGCAGCGACATGCCCCGCCTGCCCCAACAATGCAATCGTCGCCGGTTACGAAATTTTTACGCCCAACAAGGCTGCCAACTTTAAGGAAGTTATACAAGAGGTTATTTTGATCAGCAAACTCATTCAGCGCATCCGGCGCCGCCTGCGCACCGGCAGCGACGCCACCGCCCAAACCGACCACAAGCCAGCGGACGACACCCTGCAAACAGCAGATTTCGGCGCAATAGCAACAGGTGCCGCCACTTCCGGCGAAACCGACGAAAGCCGGCCCCAAAAACGCCGGCGGCGGCGCAAGCGCAAACCCAAAGCAGACCAGCCGGCCACCGCCGACCAGGCGGCAACCACCCCGGAGGCCGCCAACTGGAGCCTGGAGGATTTTCAAGTACCGCCGGCGGAAGGCAAGACCCGCTTCCACGATCTTGATCTGCCTCAGGAGTTGATGCGGGCCATTCACGCTTCAGGTTTTCAGTATTGCACCCCCATACAGGCGGAGATTTTGCCCCCCACCCTGGCGGGCCACGATGCTTTCGGCAAAGCCCAGACCGGCACCGGCAAAAGCGCGGCCTTTTTGATCAGTATCATCACCCGCCTGCTGCGGGAGCCGGACACCGTGCCGCGCCAACTGGCACTCCCCAAGGCCCTGATCCTGGCCCCCACCCGGGAGTTGGCCATCCAGATTCACCGGGACGCCGAAGAGCTTACCCAATACTCCGAGCTCAACTGCGTGGCGGTGTTCGGCGGCACCGATTACGAAAAACAGCGCAAAATGTTCGAGCAGGCCCCGGTGGACCTGCTGATTGCCACCCCCGGCCGGCTGCTGGATTTCGCGCGCCAGAAGGTGGTCTCGCTGAAAGAGGTACGGGTACTGGTCATCGACGAGGCCGACCGGCTGCTGGACATGGGTTTTATCCCCGATGTACGCCGGATTATCCAGCAGACTCCCGAGAAGAGCCAGCGCCAGACCCTGTTCTTCTCCGCCACCCTTAACTCCCAAATCGCCAACCTCTCGGCCCAGTGGACCAAAGACCCGGTCACGGTGGAGATCGAACCGGAACAGGTGGCCTCGGACCGGGTTGAACAGCGGGTTTATATGGTTACCGCCAAGGAAAAGATGACCGTGCTTTACAACCTGATCACCGGCAAGCAACTGGAGCGGGTGATTGTCTTCTGCAACCGCCGGGACGTTACCCGACGGGTGCGGGAACGGCTCTACCGCCACGGCATCTCCTGCGCCATGCTCTCCGGCGAGGTAAGCCAGCAGCAGCGGATGAAAACCTTGGACAACTTCAAGGAAGGCAAAATCCGGGTGCTGGTGGCCACCGACGTGGCCGGACGAGGGCTGCACATCGAGGGCATCAGCCACGTGATCAACTACAACCTGCCCGAGGACGCCGAGGATTACGTGCACCGTATCGGCCGCACCGGCCGGGCCGGGGCCAGCGGGATTTCGGTGAGTTTCGCCGACGAAGAGGAATCCTTCTACCTGCCGGCCATCGAGGAGTACATGGGGCGCAAACTCGATTGCGTCTACCCCGAAGACGAGTTGCTTATCCCCCTGCCCCCGCCGGTACAAAAAGCACCGCCGGTG
This window encodes:
- the speA gene encoding biosynthetic arginine decarboxylase, translated to MSTEKPSEEQWDIAQARELYGVNRWGLRYFDINEQGVVTVAPLKEEGISIPILEVAKEAREQGLHFPMLIRFHDLLRNRVARINRAFSEAIAEAEYRNQYRGVYPVKVNQLREVVEEILDAGHDYHHGLEVGSKPELHAALALHEDPDSLIVCNGYKDEDYVRVALIGRKLGKKVILVVEKVEEIRQIIAMVNKMKVEPLIGFRVRLMSGGKGKWAESGGENAKFGLSTIDIMRASRLLQEANMAHCLKLVHFHIGSQVPDILTIKKAVREGAMFYAKLSKLAHPGLEYLDVGGGLGVDYDGSRTTFHSSINYSLNEYARDVIYNIMDVCDAEEVAHPVVISESGRALVAHHSLLVVETFGNIKKAQVEEEAVAPTIEHKLIDDAWYAYQNISENNPLEAYHDAQHYKSEAQTRFELGMLDLEVKAEVERIFWLVGVEVLKFFRGAEFVPDEIVELESKYSDQYLCNFSVFQSLLDHWGFGQLFPIMPLHRLDEEPQRRGTLADITCDSDGVVSRFINLYEDGVATLPLHELNGKPYYLGIFLTGAYQDIMGDLHNLFGRVNEAHVYLDEDEENGYYIEETIPGTTMEKVLALVQYSEEDLGRKLKRQFDRAIREDRLRPNEAMRLLNEYNRNLKGYTYLRLE
- the rhlB gene encoding ATP-dependent RNA helicase RhlB — protein: MISKLIQRIRRRLRTGSDATAQTDHKPADDTLQTADFGAIATGAATSGETDESRPQKRRRRRKRKPKADQPATADQAATTPEAANWSLEDFQVPPAEGKTRFHDLDLPQELMRAIHASGFQYCTPIQAEILPPTLAGHDAFGKAQTGTGKSAAFLISIITRLLREPDTVPRQLALPKALILAPTRELAIQIHRDAEELTQYSELNCVAVFGGTDYEKQRKMFEQAPVDLLIATPGRLLDFARQKVVSLKEVRVLVIDEADRLLDMGFIPDVRRIIQQTPEKSQRQTLFFSATLNSQIANLSAQWTKDPVTVEIEPEQVASDRVEQRVYMVTAKEKMTVLYNLITGKQLERVIVFCNRRDVTRRVRERLYRHGISCAMLSGEVSQQQRMKTLDNFKEGKIRVLVATDVAGRGLHIEGISHVINYNLPEDAEDYVHRIGRTGRAGASGISVSFADEEESFYLPAIEEYMGRKLDCVYPEDELLIPLPPPVQKAPPVDKNLSGNQGGRSGKPGRKSGPPRRSSNSGRPRRS